In Anguilla rostrata isolate EN2019 chromosome 1, ASM1855537v3, whole genome shotgun sequence, a genomic segment contains:
- the LOC135235068 gene encoding upstream stimulatory factor 2 isoform X1 → MDMLEQSLDTTTSHEKQEEEVVQISEGDNGGGTEQTAVTIAGVPQAATFADHNIQYQFRTENSGGQVTYRVVQVTDQQLEGGDDGGGAVSVVSTAAFAGAQQAVAQAVIQNPFSNGGSPAGEPVGGETRFAYFPAATVSDGTATAVSVQATADPALTQAGGQFYVMMTPPDVLQSGTPRTIAPRTHTYSTKMDGPRTPRDERRRAQHNEVERRRRDKINNWIVTLSKIIPDCNMDSSKTGASKGGILSKACDYIRELRQNNQRLQESFKEVERVQVDNELTPQHTCLPCLTLLPNTPACPV, encoded by the exons TCACGAGAAACAAGAGGAGGAGGTTGTGCAGATATCCGAAG GCGATAACGGCGGTGGAACCGAGCAGACGGCGGTTACCATAGCGGGCGTTCCACAGGCTGCAACGTTCGCCGATCACAACATCCAGTACCAGTTCCGCACCGAGAACAGTGGTGGACAG gTGACCTACCGTGTCGTCCAGGTAACGGACCAGCAGTTAGAAGGGGGAGACGACGGGGGAGGGGCAGTCAGCGTCGTTTCAACGGCTGCCTTCGCAGGAGCACAGCAGGCCGTGGCACAG GCGGTGATCCAGAACCCCTTCAGTAATGGGGGCAGCCCGGCGGGGGAGCCCGTGGGGGGGGAGACGCGCTTCGCCTACTTCCCAGCAGCCACAGTGAGCGACGGCACGGCGACCGCAGTGTCTGTGCAGGCTACTGCTGACCCCGCCCTCACACAGGCAGGgg GTCAGTTTTACGTGATGATGACCCCCCCTGACGTCCTGCAGTCAGGCACGCCCCGAACCATAGCCCCCCGCACGCACACCTACTCCAC GAAAATGGACGGGCCACGGACGCCGAGGGACGAGCGGAGGAGGGCGCAGCACAACGAAG TGGAGCGGCGAAGGAGAGACAAGATCAACAACTGGATCGTTACCCTCTCCAAAATCATCCCCGACTGCAACATGGACAGCAGCAAGACAGGAGCG AGCAAAGGCGGGATCCTGTCCAAAGCGTGCGACTACATCCGCGAACTCCGGCAGAACAACCAGAGGCTGCAGGAGAGCTTCAAGGAGGTGGAGAGAGTGCAGGTGGACAACGAGCTGACTCCCCAACACACCTGCCTGCCCTGTCTAACACTGCTCCCCAACACACCTGCCTGCCCTGTCTAA
- the LOC135235068 gene encoding upstream stimulatory factor 2 isoform X2: MDMLEQSLDTTTSHEKQEEEVVQISEGDNGGGTEQTAVTIAGVPQAATFADHNIQYQFRTENSGGQVTYRVVQVTDQQLEGGDDGGGAVSVVSTAAFAGAQQAVAQAVIQNPFSNGGSPAGEPVGGETRFAYFPAATVSDGTATAVSVQATADPALTQAGGQFYVMMTPPDVLQSGTPRTIAPRTHTYSTDENEMLQHDGLNWKMDGPRTPRDERRRAQHNEVERRRRDKINNWIVTLSKIIPDCNMDSSKTGASKGGILSKACDYIRELRQNNQRLQESFKEVERVQVDNELTPQQIEELKNENALLRAQLQQHGIESVGETAQ, translated from the exons TCACGAGAAACAAGAGGAGGAGGTTGTGCAGATATCCGAAG GCGATAACGGCGGTGGAACCGAGCAGACGGCGGTTACCATAGCGGGCGTTCCACAGGCTGCAACGTTCGCCGATCACAACATCCAGTACCAGTTCCGCACCGAGAACAGTGGTGGACAG gTGACCTACCGTGTCGTCCAGGTAACGGACCAGCAGTTAGAAGGGGGAGACGACGGGGGAGGGGCAGTCAGCGTCGTTTCAACGGCTGCCTTCGCAGGAGCACAGCAGGCCGTGGCACAG GCGGTGATCCAGAACCCCTTCAGTAATGGGGGCAGCCCGGCGGGGGAGCCCGTGGGGGGGGAGACGCGCTTCGCCTACTTCCCAGCAGCCACAGTGAGCGACGGCACGGCGACCGCAGTGTCTGTGCAGGCTACTGCTGACCCCGCCCTCACACAGGCAGGgg GTCAGTTTTACGTGATGATGACCCCCCCTGACGTCCTGCAGTCAGGCACGCCCCGAACCATAGCCCCCCGCACGCACACCTACTCCAC AGATGAAAACGAGATGCTGCAACATGACGGTTTGAACTG GAAAATGGACGGGCCACGGACGCCGAGGGACGAGCGGAGGAGGGCGCAGCACAACGAAG TGGAGCGGCGAAGGAGAGACAAGATCAACAACTGGATCGTTACCCTCTCCAAAATCATCCCCGACTGCAACATGGACAGCAGCAAGACAGGAGCG AGCAAAGGCGGGATCCTGTCCAAAGCGTGCGACTACATCCGCGAACTCCGGCAGAACAACCAGAGGCTGCAGGAGAGCTTCAAGGAGGTGGAGAGAGTGCAGGTGGACAACGAGCTGACTCCCCA GCAGATCGAGGAGCTGAAGAACGAGAATGCGCTGCTCCGagcgcagctgcagcagcacggCATCGAGAGCGTGGGAGAGACAGCGcagtga